In a genomic window of Deltaproteobacteria bacterium:
- a CDS encoding sigma-54-dependent Fis family transcriptional regulator, which translates to MPRTRLLVVDDELSMREFLSILLTREGHAVDTALDGNDAVKKIDQHRYDLIITDIKMPGLSGVDVLRAAKVKDPEAAVVMITAYASPESVTEAIELGATDYVTKPFRVDDLKHVIRKCLENRSLLRENIQLKTELGNRYGFANIFGAHDSMREVYEMIKRVSATRSNILILGETGTGKELVAKAIHFNSPRSTMPFVVVNCGAIPETLWESELFGHRKGAFTGATADRRGLFQAAHQGTLFLDEVGEIPLNIQVKLLRATQERKVLAIGATQDEVIDVRIIAATNRDLEKEVSEGKFREDLYYRLNVIAINIPPLRARASDIPMLANFFLEKFATQLQKDIRRISNEAMELMRTYPFPGNVRELENAMERAVTLETTNVILPESLTPRIRKTPAPVETIFDAIQVTSAGLDLENVVADLEKRLLTQALELTGGNKTEAAKLLRISFRSFRYRLQKYGLEPDDGPFAEDDPGTTDEPDGRS; encoded by the coding sequence ATGCCGAGGACGCGGTTGCTGGTGGTCGACGACGAACTCTCCATGCGGGAGTTCCTCTCGATCCTGCTGACTCGGGAAGGCCACGCGGTCGATACGGCGTTGGACGGGAACGACGCCGTGAAAAAAATCGACCAGCATCGGTACGATCTCATCATCACCGACATCAAGATGCCGGGGCTTTCCGGCGTCGACGTTCTGCGCGCGGCGAAGGTGAAAGATCCCGAGGCGGCGGTCGTCATGATCACGGCCTACGCCAGTCCCGAATCGGTGACGGAAGCGATCGAGCTGGGCGCGACCGATTACGTCACGAAGCCGTTTCGGGTGGACGACCTCAAGCACGTCATCCGCAAGTGCCTCGAGAATCGATCCCTGCTGCGCGAAAACATCCAGCTCAAGACGGAGCTCGGCAACCGCTACGGGTTCGCCAACATCTTCGGCGCGCACGATTCGATGCGCGAAGTTTACGAGATGATCAAGCGCGTGAGCGCCACGCGCAGCAACATCCTGATCCTCGGAGAAACCGGAACCGGCAAGGAGCTGGTCGCCAAGGCGATCCACTTCAACAGTCCGCGCAGCACGATGCCATTCGTGGTCGTCAACTGCGGAGCGATCCCCGAGACGCTGTGGGAGAGCGAACTGTTCGGCCATCGCAAGGGTGCGTTCACCGGCGCAACGGCGGACCGGCGCGGACTTTTTCAGGCGGCGCATCAGGGCACTCTGTTCCTCGACGAAGTCGGCGAGATTCCGCTGAACATTCAGGTCAAACTCCTGCGCGCCACGCAGGAGCGCAAGGTGCTGGCGATCGGGGCGACGCAGGACGAAGTCATCGATGTGCGCATCATCGCGGCGACGAACCGCGATCTCGAGAAAGAGGTGAGCGAAGGGAAGTTCCGCGAGGACCTGTACTATCGGCTCAACGTCATCGCGATCAACATTCCCCCGTTGCGCGCGCGCGCTTCCGACATCCCGATGCTCGCGAACTTCTTTCTCGAAAAGTTCGCGACCCAGCTCCAGAAGGACATTCGGCGCATCTCGAACGAGGCGATGGAGCTGATGCGGACGTATCCGTTCCCCGGAAACGTGCGCGAGCTGGAAAACGCCATGGAGCGGGCGGTGACGCTCGAGACAACGAACGTCATCCTGCCCGAATCACTCACGCCGAGAATTCGAAAGACGCCGGCCCCGGTCGAGACCATTTTCGACGCCATTCAGGTCACGTCGGCAGGTCTCGACCTCGAGAACGTCGTGGCTGACCTGGAAAAGCGTCTTCTCACGCAGGCGCTGGAGCTCACCGGCGGCAACAAGACCGAAGCCGCGAAGCTGCTGCGGATCTCATTCCGAAGTTTTCGCTATCGGCTGCAAAAGTACGGATTGGAGCCCGATGACGGACCCTTCGCGGAAGACGATCCTGGCACGACGGACGAACCGGACGGACGGTCCTGA